From the genome of Candidatus Bathyarchaeota archaeon, one region includes:
- a CDS encoding DUF3788 family protein has protein sequence MGQDFRRMTDKAREPTEEEIESFIGEQTKEAWLEIRQFLEDRYDLVPETIFYGAKYGWTIRYRKGGKTLCSLFP, from the coding sequence ATGGGGCAAGACTTCCGTCGGATGACAGATAAGGCACGTGAGCCAACCGAAGAAGAAATAGAGAGTTTCATAGGAGAACAGACAAAAGAAGCTTGGCTGGAGATAAGACAATTCCTCGAAGACCGCTATGATCTGGTACCTGAAACAATATTTTATGGAGCAAAGTACGGATGGACAATTCGTTACCGCAAGGGTGGCAAGACTTTATGCTCGCTTTTCCC